The sequence actgacagcataatgtgtttaaatgggtgttgatactttttaatccggaaaattccgaattagcgagatccggactaacgaatcgtcggactagcgaggtccggataagcggggggatactgtatttGATTTATATCCTTCATTATTTATAGCAATATACGTTTCATTTCACTGGATATAATCTTCATAACAAATTTGCATACAATGCATTTAGCGTGTTCATGTATCATATTTCGCTTCGatatgaaaagtataagttttgccTAATGGCAAAAATGTATAAGTCTAAACTTATACATTTCATTAGAAATATATTTGAGAAACAAGCAGCGGCGCTGGAGCCGGAGCAACATGGACGATTTTAATCCGGTCATTTTTTTCTCAATAAATTACATTTATCCGTGTGAGCTCGCGTGtgtttccaatttttttccattatttcagTTTATACTGTCCGAGAGAAAAACAGGTACGTAACATAATTATATGATTATTCACGACCAtgctaataaaattttcaagtttCAGTGATTGATGGAGGATCCCGCGCCGGAAAAATCAACATCAACCTGCATCTACGATAGTGATTGCGTCGGCCTGTAATTTGTTATATAGGTACGAGGTTTTAAATTAATGTGTTAAGACTAAAGGTAatctcacacctcgggaattcaATCCGCGAATTTTTCCCTATGTATTTCTGATTGTGTGATGTTTTCGGGATTCGGTTACGGAAAATCAAATGCGCGGCTCCACTTAAACACATGGTGACAAAAATCCGGCGGGAAtatttcccgaggtgtgaggcttcCTTAAATAAGTCTGTAAtgaaaagaaaacttttgaataaagGCAAATGTTTATTCGACAATACAagtgtttaaaaaaatcaagcaaCATAAAATGAAAGAAAACAACGGAATCACCGGtctgaaaattaatttatgaatcTAATCGTTTCGTTATTGTTTTTCAAATGACGACCATAAAATTTATGTATGCAGGTTATTTATCAACCCTAATCATGTATATGCACATATGACATGAAATGTATAAGTTTCATGTTATGATTATCGTATGCAGTATCGCATAGCATTTATTCCAATTAGATATATTTTTCATTATGAAATCGCaatggcaaaaatgtatgtgTTTTGCCGAATCCGAATAcatttgttatgatttttttttttcgtgtattatggacccccagggggtctactatagggtgAATTGATTCGGACTTTAAAATggtaatttcaacgaataacgtcgtgtatttgagcgttttatgtatgtatcgtgaagaggagatgcagagcttgttattagatatcaagcagaattattatgttgaacatttctactccttatgagaGGAAgaacaaaattccgctactagggggtccactattggctATTTTACCCTATATGCATCAAATTTTACTCCTTTTGTGGAtagtcccattctcccgcaAAGGAGTGTATTTCTGCCGAAAAGAGCATACCTTCAGCTGTACGTGTATAAATACTTCAAAGTATTTTATGTGTAAACTTGTTTAGCCGTGTGTTGTGACGGCTTGCAACCCTATCAACCCCGCATATTCCTATCTTTTTAGCACTGGGGTTATTATGTTTTGTGCTCGCCGTCAGACTGGCCGGTGCGCGACCAAGCAAGCAAATTTTTATCTTCTCATCATCGTGTGTTTTCATCGACCCGCAACAAGCAGTGtgaaaattgtgtaaaattCGGTCAAGCTTTGTGCGAAACCATTCGGATTACAGTGGAAAAGTTGCTGGAAGTTGCGGTTCCCGTTTGAGAGGTTTTATTTTCGTTTGGAACATCCGGAAAACAGCCGAAAAGGTCGTCAGAATGGCGTCCTACCAAATCGCAAATTTGCTTGAGAAGGTACGTCAAAATGTCTTGGGAGTAAAAAGTAATCTCATCCTGGGTTGATGGTTATAATTTTGGGAACGGGTAGGAAAGCAACGGGGACGAACTCGCAGAAGAAATAATGAATTGTGCATTACATGGTGGTAAATCTAATACTTTTATTACATACTTGCatttattttggttattttaGTATGCTAATTACAATAACAACTTATATTTGCTAACTGGCACCAGCTAGAAAAAATGGCACCTAATAAAAATTGCATAAACAAAGCgtaatttttgtttgaaaatcgatttttatatgCTAAGGTTTTGtacataaatatttacatacatattttgcaactgaattttattcaataataCATATTATTTTCTGTAAAAAGCAAATGTtaatcataaaataaaaatctcttTGTTTCTTTGATATTAGTTTTCAATTTAATCTCTTTTTCCAATACGACTAATCAACCAAACCGATTCGGGAATCTAAAAAATGTAATCTTCAAGTTCAATCTTTGAGTACAATCTCCAAATATAatctgaaactttttttttgtgattcttATTTATTTGTCGGTTACGCCGTATTTCAGGTCAatgaaattttatacaaaattcaaaattaaatctttAAACCCAATATCTTCTCTTCCATGCCGTGATCTAAAATTGTATACTAGTAGGCTACCGTTGATCAGGTTCTAAAAGTGTGGGTCGCAACCAACCCGGGGGATTTATGCTGATCATTCTGCagaatcaaatttgagaccgtcacgaaaagtggtcaggaagtatgggctaataactcagccatcttacaaccgattttgatgatttttgtagcaatcgatcgacaaactctttaagattttgcacaACTATTAAACACAATTGAATAAAGGCGCTCTTTTAAAGCATGTGAATGAGCTaaatgaaatgagaaaaaaagatATGATAACTTCTAAGGTaatctcttttttttctttcctcgaAATAAGTCACGAGAGAATAGGGTTTGTTTTACAAGAAAAGATAGGATATGAATGTTACAGAGTGCGTATTTGCTAGTGTTTTGTATTAGAcgcagaatgatcgcgcgaACATCGTAATGTTTGGTTCTGCTTTATGCGGTCGGTAAATAGATTAATTAGATTGTGAATCCACGACACATACCCATTAACACATGTTCCTTCCTGTGATTTTTGTgcagacgcagaggtaaacttcttcttcttcttcattggcattacatcccccactgggacattgccgcctcgcagcgttCATTATGCAcatccacagttgttaactgcgaggtttctaagccaagttaccatttttgcattcgtatatcatgaggccaacacgatgatacttattGCCCAcggaagtcgagacaacttccaaaccgaaaatggcctagatcggcaccgggaatcgaacccatccgccctcagcatggtcttgctttgtagccgcgcatcttaccgcacgtctAAGGAGAGGTAAACACGCCTTCTAAATTGCAAAAATGACCTAATTGGCCCTGACGGCAGCGCGAAAACAAACAGGGGGCTggatgatgcttttttattttatccGGCAAGAtatataggacgtcaattttaaaatgcttattgaaacgttaaaacacattttatttagccgaaaatagtttgattttttgCGTTAGAAATTTGATTTACTTTTAGATTAGCATCACGAAAGCGGagttattttgattaaaaaaaacttgtgttgacactttttcaaaatcatgtttgttgtagaaaaatagTTAAGcattgatgaaaatgatgacgatttgatgattgttcgtgcttcccgtatTGTATTGCAATGCTGGATATATctctaaaataaaaataagaaggaatacagcTGGAGGGGTCTACtacgaaaggccgaatcacaaaaggccgaatcacgaatggccgaataacaaaaggccgaaaccacaaaaggccgaaaccacaaaaggccgaatcacaaaaggccgaaaccacATAAGACCGAATCACAAAAAGGCGAAAAAAATcggcagaccaacaaagtggaccggagcgagcgcgcggtccactttgttggtctgccgATTTTATTCAGACTTCAAATacttaatataatttaaaatatttggatTATTTTGTAATTTCTCAGTGAAGTCTTGTGAAGTCAGTTTCTCTTAAATTGGGAGAAAATGAAATACATTTAAGAACACCGCGTTCCCGTAAGTTATACagtttttagttaaaaaaagcATAACAATTGGAAAAGTTGATTTTGTTCAGCTTCTGATAAGGTTGATTAGAACGCTGCTAGTAGTTGCAAAACACGTGGACAAGTTTTTCTTAATGGGGAAGCATAATAAAAGTAAACGTAAATTTGTGAGTATTCCAAGTTCTCTTGGTTGAAAGATAGAAACTTTTGtaatgattcggccttttgtgttaTTCGGCCTCTTGAGATTCGGCTTTTTGTATCATTCGGCCTTCTgggttttcggccttttgtgattcggccttctgtggttcggccttttgtgattcggccttttgtactaATCCCAGCTGGAGGACCATGAACATGAAGTAATTGTCATTTAGGAAGGCTAAAAAAATGCTGGATTCATTTTATATAGTGAATATGCATTTGTGTATTTGTATGTGggtttagaattaaaaaaattactttgGATTGATattggttttgcctttctcgtatactactATGTATACGGAAAAGTTATAGGTTCggtccaaaaccaaactttttatagaaggctcggagacccatagtgttatataccaccaatcgactcagctcgacgatttgaggtgatgtctgtacgtgtgtatgtatgtgtaaaTGTGAAATAAACATTCttgtacttagcattatccgattttctcgcaacaagttgcatttgacgcaaaTTGTGGCCTAATTAGACCCTATTTAAAATTAGACCGATTGAACAttgcgtttcggagttattaacaaaacataacaatttaaacaaaaaaaacttttttccggGTATTGCTGCAATGCATTGAAATGAATGCtaataaatgagaaatgatggAAATAATGAAATCTATTTCGCAAAAGTGCTATTTTGACTTATCtattgtgtttttcttatttcgtTTTATAACGCACGAGTAAAGCATCACCATCGCTAGGTGGTTCAATCTGGGTTTAgatgaaacatttgattttgaTAATGGGTGAGGTAACATGattattagatttgaaaattgaaatttaatatTAGATTCGAATCGACTTTTGGTTATAAGCTAGAGATTTAGAATGTTTGATTTTGGTATTCCATTATGAAAACGTTCCAATGTTGGTTTGGTATTAGAACTTTGTTCATAAAAtaggaatacagtcaaacctccatgagtcgatgttctatgactcgatatcgactcatggaagcaaattatgccatattaaaaaatattttctgggttactgcgatggtccctccaaacagcttttcaaagatttcccattctacatctcgatatttctatgagtcgatggtctcttcaatatcgactcatggaggtttgactgtattgaaTTTGCATTCCAGGGTTCATACATTGGATTTGTGTATCGGATTGGATGTGATCCATCATtcttttcacgtaagagtgacctTAATGACATGTAACCTGAACAAAATTCAATTTCCTTGAGTTACGTGAAGTCAAGCAAATTTCCATTCGGTAAATTTCCGTGGCCGTACCAGGAATGCCTTCAGAATGGTCCTGCTTTATGGCCGCGTATATTAACACATGGCCACAgactaccttacacctcggaaaTATTGTCCCCCGGATTTTGATCCCCGTGCATGTTAAacggggccgggattttgattttccgtgcccgaattccgaaaacatcgcgtATGTGAAAATACATGAGGAAAAATctgcgaaccaaattcccgaggtgtgaggctaccttaaggtcactcctgacagaatccaagttttaaaTTGCTCGcggaatcgagtggtgtgcccccgaaaacgcgagcactttcaaacttggattctgtcaggagtgaccttaaggaagGCACcagtcagggtttgcagaaatcgctctcaatagataatagagatggtcgggtttcacattttgtaaacccgaacccgacccgtacccgatttagaaattcattttgaacccggacccgacccgaacccggaatgaaaaatcttatcaaacccgaactcgacccgtacccgacaatttttgcagtcttaaacccgagctggaccctaactaattttttggcgaaaactcaaactagatattttatatttctttttaCAACCAACAAGTTATATATCCAAACAACGAATAAGCCTCTTTCAGCACAGTCATTCActaccaaaaatgaattaattttatttctactttcaacaaattcttccaattcatcccatatactaggatcttctttgagaaaatttgcagatattccagaaatttcaaaaaaaatcatcgtattttgagaaacaaaatccgaaagcgtacaagaagtcaacttatcgatcgtagatactttcaattttatttttcttacttcaTCACCCTTACAAGATTGTGTTGTGTTGTGTTTCATCATCAAGGATCTCAATAATGTTTTCGTCTACCATATTTTCATCAAAGGATTGATCCAGTAGGCCATgccgatttaaattttataaaaatacttgaagaagGGCCTTTTGAAGGAAATAGTTTTTCCCAAGCTGTTGTCATCAAAACTTCGGCAATATGATGCTTACACGCCAGCCATAAAAGATCTCTGCCAATCCGCTTCTCGATTAGGGTACAAGCGCTTTTTTTGATTCCTGTATTTGCTGCTGTTGTATCAAATCCCATTGCACAGATGCGATCGCTTAGTTCCCATGCATTCATCAATTTGCAAACTTCGTTTGCCTGTCTTTCACCAGTTCCAGAAGACAATTTTGGGACTCCAAGCAGCTGAACATTTGCCCCAGAGGATACCAAAACTGGCAATCTTTCTACTTTGTCAgtacctgaaaagaaaaaaaaatcagataaattctttaaaaaaaagttaaaaatatgttacaaatagcttctttaaaaaaaacaaatattaccaAATTGTAGGAAAGAAATTTCAAGTAACAAAAAACCTATCGATTACTTCAAATCATGCTTAGTTAGAAGATATCCAAAAATCATAACACAGAATAACACATTTCAATGCTataaaaaatactcaaatatATTACCTGTGAGATCTTGAAGCAGCTTTCCATCCCAATGTACAACAAGTGGTCCATTCAGATCAAAATTGCTTTGGATATTTTGAGCAATCTCTTCGCGATATTCTGCACGGGCCCTTGAGATTGTTTGTCTGCTAACGGTAAAATCGTCTGAAAAATAGATAAAGTTGATAAAGATtttgttttagttacaagatactatcaatataataaaattaaactcaaggagaaagaacaatacaataaAAGTACTGTTAAGGAGAACTTACCTAAGTTTAGTCCAGCACTTGTTAAAACCGCAGAAATAACATACATTGCATTTCGGTCGCTTAGTCCAATACGGTCTAGGGTGGCAGCTAGTATAGGAGTCATTATTCTTGATTTACTTCGCTCGAAAAACGCTCTACTAGTGGAGGGTTTCTCATCTGGAAGCAAGACATAAAAATATTGACATATAGGTAGTAGAAGTTACCATCTTATTTGATTATATTCTTACCTCCTCCATCAATAGTAAAAACGCTGGTTGTTGGTTCTTCTTCGATTTTGCCTTTTTTACTTCTCGCAAAGGCAGAACTGTTTATCCTTatcgtttttaatcaaatttaatgcatTTCGTCGAGCAATGTCAAACAATCGATCTAAATTATTAATGAAACTAGACTCTTGCTCTTTCTGTTTTTCTCCCGCGTGCgaagattttttgataattgctcgcattttgttaaataattttagGAGCTTAACAACAGCATTGTAGTGTTGCATTAGAGGATTTCTATATTTCTCCCAAAAAATTTGAAGTTCAGTTACTACAGTTTTTTTAGCAGCTGGTTTTATACTcaagtgttgatttttcattataaaacgCATTCGACCAAGCACATCACCGTTTGAAGGCAACTTTACacctttaaaactttcaattgggACAACAAGTTCCATACTTAATTCTCCCTTAGATTTTGAATCCATTTTATGTATTCCACTTGCACGATCAAATATCACTTCACAAAAGCAAGAAGCACATTTTTCTTGCAGGACCAGTGGTTTTGGACAAACAAAGATTtgaagaataaaaattaattacgttatatcgaggtatacctgtagaaataaagagcttttatttgatttgttaataCAACAAATAGTCCCAATGATTTGGGAGttacaattttatgaaaaattaaaattcctgaaatgatcgatttttctgaataccctatattgaaattggtcaccataaaggggaaataataaaatgggtCCAATATTGTTTTATAAGGAACGATCCTACCAAATATAATGTAATTTTGAGGGATCATATCAATAATGTTGGAACTGGAtggctgtatatttttatttgaggctaacaaaataaatggaagaagtacttaatttatttcgtgtatttacattcacgcttcgaaaattgaactctaaactatagcataaaccaaacttgaccaaattttgagttcttcaatttatgtcaattttgagtaaatttttttagcgtgttagcTCGGATGTGTTTTTCTACTAAAAAAAAAGATCCCCCCCCTTAttcaccccctccctctctagctacactactgtacagagtacggaaagtatttaccaatcggataaaaattcgcgagattgcgtgataatcatgcatttaatttcgcacggcaccgaatacgcctgcatcgccgccgcaattgtcggtggtacgttgcactcattttaaacacccctggggaCACGGTCGaaaccctcgactttggatgcttataacttggccaatttcaaaggaatttacatccggtcttcaccagtcgcttccttatatgaaaaaggttctacatcttgtccacaacaggaatccgtcgactacagcgctacctagaagcaaaaaagtgaaacggttgcgtttccccatacatttggatcacttttcccatacaaactttgagccatttgctcacgccaaccactggaccgaatgagctgcaattttcaggggagcttctgggacccccaaactgtcatttaagggtgcaaggtttgaaattcaggatttcatgcattttgggccagtctagtgtatacagacatgataagtgagagattttctcattctcctttgaatTTAAACCCTGGCCCCAGTGaaggaattctcgcttaacttttcaaaaggacctaagtaacatttttttcatgatttaatttgaatagcgcaataaacagaaaaacatgaaagcttttgattgcagtactcaaattaattcatgaaaaaaatgttacttaggtcc comes from Armigeres subalbatus isolate Guangzhou_Male chromosome 2, GZ_Asu_2, whole genome shotgun sequence and encodes:
- the LOC134216423 gene encoding uncharacterized protein LOC134216423 — its product is MTPILAATLDRIGLSDRNAMYVISAVLTSAGLNLDDFTVSRQTISRARAEYREEIAQNIQSNFDLNGPLVVHWDGKLLQDLTGTDKVERLPVLVSSGANVQLLGVPKLSSGTGERQANEVCKLMNAWELSDRICAMGFDTTAANTGIKKSACTLIEKRIGRDLLWLACKHHIAEVLMTTAWEKLFPSKGPSSSIFIKFKSAWPTGSIL